A window of Pseudomonadota bacterium contains these coding sequences:
- a CDS encoding rhodanese-like domain-containing protein, with protein sequence MTSAVTAVPATDSQRAAEHFATSLAFEADCWDTHEAMASGQQDFVLLDVRSPSMYRRSHIPGAINLPHGKIIESKLRDWPENTLFVVYCAGPHCNGADKAALKLATLGRATKKLIGGMTGWADEGFAYFAGAAPGSVAEVE encoded by the coding sequence ATGACCAGTGCCGTCACCGCCGTCCCCGCCACCGATAGCCAGCGTGCCGCCGAGCACTTCGCCACCTCCCTCGCCTTCGAGGCCGACTGCTGGGACACGCACGAGGCGATGGCGAGCGGCCAACAGGACTTCGTCCTGCTCGATGTGCGCTCGCCGAGCATGTACCGGCGCAGCCATATTCCCGGTGCCATCAACTTGCCTCACGGCAAGATCATCGAAAGCAAGCTGCGCGACTGGCCCGAGAACACGCTCTTCGTGGTGTACTGTGCAGGCCCCCATTGCAATGGCGCGGACAAGGCAGCGCTAAAGCTAGCCACGCTGGGGCGCGCCACCAAGAAGCTCATCGGCGGGATGACGGGCTGGGCCGATGAGGGGTTTGCCTACTTCGCTGGGGCAGCACCCGGGAGCGTTGCGGAGGTAGAGTAG